The Rhodococcus sp. X156 genome window below encodes:
- a CDS encoding MMPL family transporter codes for MRGNASRDRSARRPSVTAITRWCISHPWRTIAGWLVVVLAAITTAALVPTQTATDAATVVGESGRAAELVRDAGLQQPEVETLLLTARAGTLDPAQAQEAAAELRQALVGGSGIATVGEAEWSADRGALLLPVTLLGDEAGADDHVQTVLTAGEQAQARHPALMIEQVGSASLDAAVNERVGEDLGSGEALGLPITFGILLVAFGAVVAAGIPVLLAFSAVLLTLGLYAPLSHLVPDAGSVANVVLLIGMAVGVDYALFFLKRQRDERRRGRTSTEAIEVAAATAGRAIVVSGAAVVVAMSGLLVTRDVVFTGLGVGTILVVVVSVLTSVTVLPALLVKLGGAADRPRVPLLWRLTDRMGSGALSGRMLRPVLARPRAAAAAAFLVLLALAAPVLGMRVHEATLQTLPQDLPAVQAAQHLQQRFPVEGPRIEVVLHGEDATALRGTLAEVAAAAAQDGLGTPTEDVRTSGDGRTGVLTLTAPGAAGAAGNEAAVRTLRTDVLPHAVGTDWAVGGDWAVGGDVAEGIDRRDAMSGSLPWVVAFVLVLTMAMIGVAFRSRTLAALTTVLNLLSVGAAFGVLTLVFTHSWADGLLGYTSTGAIVDWVPLFCFVVLVGLSMDYHVFVLSRLREALRAGVPYRAAVADSVRGTASVVTSAALVMVSIFAVFATLSMVEMKQMGVGLAVAILVDATVVRLVLLPALLLLLQPRLQGLGGVRPDAGAASAEPSVVAQPAG; via the coding sequence ATGAGGGGCAACGCCAGCAGAGACAGGTCAGCCAGGCGCCCGTCGGTCACCGCGATCACTCGGTGGTGCATCAGCCACCCCTGGCGGACGATCGCCGGCTGGCTCGTCGTGGTGCTGGCCGCGATCACCACCGCCGCGCTGGTGCCCACCCAGACCGCCACCGACGCCGCCACCGTGGTCGGCGAGTCGGGTCGGGCCGCGGAGCTCGTCCGAGACGCCGGGCTGCAGCAGCCGGAGGTCGAGACGCTGCTGCTCACCGCACGCGCGGGCACCCTGGACCCCGCCCAGGCGCAGGAGGCCGCGGCGGAGCTGCGACAGGCCCTGGTGGGCGGGAGCGGCATCGCGACGGTGGGCGAGGCGGAGTGGTCGGCGGACCGCGGTGCGCTGCTGCTGCCGGTCACCCTGCTCGGTGACGAGGCCGGGGCGGACGACCACGTCCAGACGGTGCTGACCGCCGGTGAGCAGGCCCAGGCCCGCCACCCAGCGCTCATGATCGAGCAGGTCGGCTCGGCGTCGCTCGACGCCGCGGTCAACGAGCGCGTGGGGGAGGACCTGGGCTCGGGCGAGGCGCTGGGGCTGCCCATCACCTTCGGCATCCTGCTGGTGGCCTTCGGCGCGGTGGTCGCCGCCGGCATCCCGGTGCTGCTGGCCTTCAGCGCGGTGCTGCTCACGCTGGGCCTGTACGCGCCGCTGTCCCACCTGGTCCCGGACGCCGGCAGCGTCGCCAACGTGGTGCTGCTGATCGGGATGGCGGTGGGGGTGGACTACGCGCTGTTCTTCCTCAAGCGCCAGCGGGACGAGCGACGCCGGGGGCGCACCAGCACGGAGGCGATCGAGGTCGCCGCAGCCACCGCAGGACGGGCCATCGTCGTCTCCGGCGCCGCGGTGGTGGTGGCGATGTCGGGCTTGTTGGTCACCCGGGACGTGGTGTTCACCGGGCTGGGAGTCGGCACGATCCTGGTGGTGGTGGTGTCGGTGCTGACCTCGGTCACCGTGCTGCCGGCGCTGCTGGTCAAGCTCGGTGGCGCGGCGGACCGGCCGCGGGTGCCGCTGCTGTGGCGGCTCACCGACCGGATGGGCTCCGGCGCGCTGAGCGGGCGGATGCTGCGACCGGTGCTGGCCCGCCCCCGCGCTGCGGCTGCCGCTGCGTTCCTCGTGCTGCTGGCGCTGGCCGCACCCGTGCTGGGGATGCGGGTGCACGAAGCCACGCTGCAGACGCTGCCCCAGGACCTGCCCGCCGTGCAGGCGGCTCAGCACCTGCAGCAGCGGTTCCCCGTCGAGGGGCCGCGCATCGAGGTGGTGCTGCACGGCGAGGACGCCACCGCGCTGCGGGGGACGCTGGCCGAGGTGGCCGCAGCCGCGGCGCAGGACGGGCTGGGGACACCCACCGAGGACGTCCGCACGAGCGGGGACGGGCGCACGGGCGTGCTCACGCTGACCGCGCCGGGCGCCGCGGGCGCAGCAGGGAACGAGGCCGCGGTCCGGACGCTGCGCACAGACGTGCTGCCGCACGCGGTGGGCACGGACTGGGCCGTGGGCGGGGACTGGGCCGTGGGCGGGGACGTGGCCGAGGGCATCGACCGGCGCGATGCCATGTCCGGCAGCCTGCCGTGGGTGGTCGCGTTCGTGCTGGTGCTCACCATGGCGATGATCGGGGTGGCGTTCCGCAGCCGCACGCTGGCGGCGCTGACGACGGTGCTCAACCTGCTGTCGGTGGGGGCGGCGTTCGGGGTGCTCACGCTGGTGTTCACCCACTCGTGGGCGGACGGGCTGCTGGGCTACACCTCCACTGGAGCCATCGTGGACTGGGTGCCGCTGTTCTGCTTCGTGGTGCTGGTGGGTCTGTCGATGGACTACCACGTGTTCGTGCTGAGCCGCCTGCGCGAGGCGCTGCGGGCGGGCGTGCCCTACCGGGCCGCGGTGGCCGACAGCGTGCGAGGCACGGCCTCGGTGGTGACCAGCGCGGCGCTGGTGATGGTGTCGATCTTCGCGGTGTTCGCCACGCTCAGCATGGTGGAGATGAAGCAGATGGGGGTGGGGCTCGCGGTGGCGATCCTGGTGGACGCGACGGTCGTGCGCCTGGTGCTGCTGCCCGCGCTGCTGCTGCTCCTGCAGCCGCGGCTGCAGGGTCTGGGCGGGGTTCGCCCGGACGCCGGTGCGGCGTCGGCGGAGCCGTCGGTGGTGGCTCAGCCCGCAGGCTGA
- a CDS encoding sensor domain-containing protein has product MTDLDPPPTPDAARAPARGTGGRPTAGGGVTWRLRLSLLALAYVFLAVPALVLLVVLSTALGLAVVGVGLVLLLLFVPQNRQLAQLHRRLAGTVLGRPVETPDYLTAPRSHPWALLRTWARDPARWRDYLWTWVSTTLGWALAWIALALPLTVVFYLVAPFLYAVTPDGVFETNYSVVRIDSQAKAFLEWSFLLVAGPAWWYLLPVLVRWRAQLDEALLSPSRAELQRRVAQVSRTRTESIDHSASELRRIERDLHDGAQARLVSLGMNLGIAEQLWDTDPAAAARLVAEARGATVSALGDLRSVVRGIHPPVLADRGLAGAVEALALDMATPISVFVALPGRPPAPVESAVYFGVAECLANLGKHSGATRASVTLSHDGARLRAVVVDDGRGGARAAAGGGLAGVARRLAAFDGTMDVQSPAGGPTAVTMELPCALSSPRTTPSSGTD; this is encoded by the coding sequence GTGACCGACCTCGATCCCCCGCCGACGCCCGACGCGGCGCGAGCGCCCGCCCGGGGCACCGGCGGCCGGCCGACTGCGGGCGGCGGCGTCACCTGGCGGCTGCGACTGAGCCTGCTGGCGCTGGCCTACGTGTTCCTGGCCGTGCCGGCCCTGGTGCTGCTGGTGGTGCTCAGCACGGCGCTCGGGCTCGCGGTGGTGGGCGTCGGCCTCGTGCTGCTGCTGCTGTTCGTGCCGCAGAACCGGCAGCTGGCCCAGCTGCACCGCCGCCTCGCCGGCACCGTGCTGGGGCGGCCCGTGGAGACCCCCGACTACCTCACCGCGCCGAGGTCACACCCGTGGGCGCTGCTGCGCACCTGGGCGCGCGACCCGGCACGCTGGCGCGACTACCTGTGGACCTGGGTGAGCACCACCCTGGGCTGGGCGCTCGCCTGGATCGCCCTGGCGCTGCCGCTGACCGTGGTGTTCTACCTGGTCGCCCCGTTCCTCTACGCCGTCACCCCCGACGGTGTCTTCGAGACCAACTACAGCGTGGTGCGCATCGACTCGCAGGCCAAGGCCTTCCTGGAGTGGAGCTTCCTGCTGGTGGCCGGGCCTGCGTGGTGGTACCTGCTGCCGGTGCTGGTGCGCTGGCGCGCCCAGCTGGACGAGGCGCTGCTGTCCCCCTCCCGGGCAGAGCTGCAGCGGCGGGTGGCCCAGGTGTCGCGGACGCGCACCGAGAGCATCGACCACTCCGCCTCCGAGCTGCGCCGCATCGAGCGCGACCTGCACGACGGCGCCCAGGCCCGGCTGGTCTCGCTGGGGATGAACCTGGGCATCGCCGAGCAGCTGTGGGACACCGACCCGGCCGCCGCCGCGCGGCTCGTCGCCGAGGCCCGCGGCGCCACCGTCTCGGCGCTCGGCGACCTGCGCTCGGTGGTGCGCGGCATCCACCCGCCGGTGCTGGCCGACCGGGGCCTGGCCGGTGCCGTGGAGGCCCTCGCCCTGGACATGGCCACCCCGATCTCGGTGTTCGTGGCGCTGCCCGGGCGCCCGCCGGCCCCGGTGGAGTCGGCGGTGTACTTCGGCGTGGCCGAGTGCCTGGCCAACCTGGGCAAGCACAGCGGCGCCACCCGTGCCTCGGTGACGCTCAGCCACGACGGCGCCCGGCTGCGGGCGGTGGTGGTCGACGACGGGCGCGGCGGGGCGCGGGCCGCTGCCGGCGGCGGCCTGGCGGGAGTCGCTCGGCGTCTGGCTGCCTTCGACGGCACGATGGATGTGCAGAGTCCCGCAGGCGGCCCGACCGCCGTGACCATGGAGCTGCCGTGCGCGTTGTCATCGCCGAGGACCACGCCCTCCTCCGGGACGGACTGA
- a CDS encoding response regulator transcription factor, with product MRVVIAEDHALLRDGLTRLLVASGFDVVAAVDSAPALAAALAEGAADVAVVDVRMPPTFTDDGLRVAIEARKARPGLPVLVLSQYVEQLYARELLATGEGAVGYLLKDRVADVSAFVEAVRTVAGGGTVLDPEVVAALLSRARDSHPLGRLTAREREVLALIAEGRSNAAIAGRLFITEKAVGKHSANIFDKLELYLSGDDNRRVLAVLAYLQG from the coding sequence GTGCGCGTTGTCATCGCCGAGGACCACGCCCTCCTCCGGGACGGACTGACGCGGCTGCTGGTGGCCTCCGGGTTCGACGTGGTGGCTGCGGTGGACAGCGCTCCCGCGCTGGCGGCGGCGCTGGCCGAGGGTGCGGCGGACGTGGCAGTGGTCGACGTCCGCATGCCACCCACGTTCACCGACGACGGCCTGCGGGTGGCGATCGAGGCCCGCAAGGCCCGCCCCGGCCTGCCCGTGCTGGTGCTCTCGCAGTACGTCGAGCAGCTCTACGCCCGCGAGCTGCTGGCCACTGGCGAAGGGGCGGTGGGCTACCTGCTCAAGGACCGGGTGGCCGACGTGAGCGCCTTCGTCGAGGCCGTGCGCACCGTGGCCGGCGGCGGCACCGTGCTCGACCCGGAGGTGGTGGCCGCGCTGCTGTCGCGGGCTCGGGACAGCCACCCGCTGGGCCGGCTCACCGCGCGGGAGCGGGAGGTGCTCGCCCTGATCGCCGAGGGCCGGTCCAACGCGGCCATCGCCGGCCGGCTGTTCATCACCGAGAAGGCCGTCGGCAAGCACAGCGCCAACATCTTCGACAAGCTCGAGCTGTACCTGAGCGGCGACGACAACCGCCGGGTGCTCGCGGTGCTCGCCTACCTGCAGGGCTGA
- a CDS encoding FAD-dependent oxidoreductase, which yields MPVRRTEPDFTHLLSAGRIGPVELANRVILPAMDMNLCDDGAIVAHDVEHFAARAAGGTAMIITGASAVAYPQGATSRKEPGLSEDRFIPGLKMLADGVHAAGSLLCVQMTHHSRIARIDTLDGRPMLVASTPQEPRDMSALRDNTREELTMMAAVAGGNQPTYKEATEEDIVWVIDQFAQAARRVMEAGGDAVEIHVAHGYLLGGFLSRADNRRTDEWGGSLQNRAKLACKVIEAVVDMVGERLAVLVRVAGKEFGEEGSLTTAEAVQAAQLFEQAGAHAIHVTGWARNSFRDFTEGPLPDKVGAYRDFARQVKAAVSIPVIAVGRVLPEVGEEMIAAGETDFVAMGRQLLADPDLVNKLRAGNRKSVRPCINCYVCVEQNFWDGTPVCAVNPALSNESASTFLSIPSPRHVVVVGGGPGGMESARVARERGHRVTLLDAGDRLGGSAWFSQLTTPANGPLLDWQRHELERLGVVVQLNHKATASSIAELKPSVVVLATGAHRGVPAVPGATLPHVHTGDTLRALMTGNGDAGQTGPLLKAFGFLGRTSRITRNPDLIREVTKRFLPMGKNVTVIGGSLVGIELAEFLAERGRNVTVLEAGKHIGLPMAMPRRWTAVRRAGEHGVTIVREAEVTEITSDQVRYRVGDQTASAPADLVVVASNVSAGAPLEAELTARGIEVHVVGDAGSVGYIQGAIHSAWATAGKI from the coding sequence ATGCCTGTGCGCCGTACCGAGCCTGACTTCACCCACCTCCTCTCCGCAGGCCGGATCGGTCCGGTGGAGCTGGCCAACCGGGTGATCCTGCCCGCGATGGACATGAACCTCTGCGACGACGGCGCCATCGTCGCCCACGACGTGGAGCACTTCGCCGCCCGCGCCGCCGGGGGCACCGCCATGATCATCACCGGCGCCTCCGCCGTGGCCTACCCGCAGGGCGCCACCAGCCGCAAGGAGCCCGGGCTGTCGGAGGACCGGTTCATCCCCGGCCTGAAGATGCTGGCCGACGGGGTGCACGCGGCCGGCTCGCTGCTGTGCGTGCAGATGACTCACCACAGCCGCATCGCCCGCATCGACACCCTCGACGGCCGGCCGATGCTGGTGGCGTCCACGCCGCAGGAGCCCCGGGACATGTCCGCGCTGCGGGACAACACCCGCGAGGAGCTGACCATGATGGCCGCCGTGGCCGGGGGCAACCAGCCCACGTACAAGGAGGCCACCGAGGAAGACATCGTCTGGGTGATCGACCAGTTCGCGCAGGCCGCCCGCCGGGTGATGGAGGCCGGTGGCGACGCCGTGGAGATCCACGTGGCGCACGGCTACCTGCTGGGCGGGTTCCTCTCCCGTGCCGACAACCGCCGCACCGACGAGTGGGGCGGCTCGCTGCAGAACCGCGCCAAGCTCGCCTGCAAGGTGATCGAGGCCGTGGTGGACATGGTGGGTGAGCGCCTCGCCGTGCTGGTGCGCGTGGCCGGCAAGGAGTTCGGCGAGGAGGGCTCGCTCACCACCGCCGAGGCCGTGCAGGCCGCCCAGCTGTTCGAGCAGGCCGGCGCGCACGCCATCCACGTCACCGGCTGGGCCCGCAACTCCTTCCGCGACTTCACCGAGGGCCCCCTTCCGGACAAGGTCGGCGCCTACCGCGACTTCGCCCGCCAGGTGAAGGCCGCGGTGTCCATCCCGGTGATCGCCGTCGGACGGGTGCTGCCCGAGGTCGGCGAGGAGATGATCGCCGCCGGGGAGACCGACTTCGTGGCCATGGGCCGTCAGCTGCTGGCCGACCCCGACCTGGTGAACAAGCTGCGGGCGGGCAACCGCAAGTCGGTGCGCCCGTGCATCAACTGCTACGTGTGCGTGGAGCAGAACTTCTGGGACGGCACCCCGGTGTGCGCGGTCAACCCCGCCCTGAGCAACGAGTCGGCGTCCACCTTCTTGTCCATCCCGTCTCCCCGGCACGTCGTCGTGGTCGGGGGTGGGCCCGGCGGCATGGAGAGCGCGCGGGTCGCCCGCGAGCGCGGCCACCGCGTCACCCTGCTCGACGCCGGCGACCGGCTGGGCGGCTCCGCGTGGTTCTCCCAGCTGACCACCCCGGCCAACGGCCCGCTGCTGGACTGGCAGCGCCACGAGCTGGAGCGGCTCGGCGTGGTGGTGCAGCTCAACCACAAGGCCACCGCCAGCTCCATCGCCGAGCTCAAGCCCAGCGTGGTGGTGCTGGCCACCGGCGCCCACCGCGGCGTGCCCGCGGTGCCGGGCGCCACCCTGCCGCACGTGCACACCGGCGACACCCTCCGAGCGCTGATGACGGGCAACGGCGACGCCGGGCAGACCGGTCCGCTGCTCAAGGCCTTCGGCTTCCTCGGCCGGACCAGCCGCATCACCCGCAACCCCGACCTCATCCGCGAGGTGACCAAGCGGTTCCTGCCGATGGGCAAGAACGTCACGGTCATCGGCGGCTCGCTGGTGGGCATCGAGCTGGCGGAGTTCCTCGCCGAGCGCGGCCGCAACGTCACCGTGCTCGAGGCCGGCAAGCACATCGGTCTGCCGATGGCCATGCCGCGGCGCTGGACCGCGGTGCGCCGGGCGGGCGAGCACGGCGTGACGATCGTGCGCGAGGCGGAGGTCACCGAGATCACCAGCGACCAGGTCCGCTACCGCGTCGGCGACCAGACCGCCTCGGCGCCCGCCGACCTGGTGGTCGTGGCCTCGAACGTCTCCGCCGGCGCACCCCTGGAGGCCGAGCTCACCGCGCGCGGCATCGAGGTGCACGTGGTGGGTGACGCCGGTTCCGTCGGCTACATCCAGGGCGCCATCCACTCCGCCTGGGCGACCGCCGGCAAGATCTGA
- a CDS encoding HAD-IA family hydrolase — MAPTHLLMDLAGVLAGFDRAPRVAALAQLAGLSEDEVHRRLYGSGFVDSADAGEVDADGVRAGIRSRLDLHCPLADLEAAWMAAFAEDDAALAVLDAVRPPAVVALLTNNDALVGTLLAEHLPGVAERCDAVLVAGFMKVTKPDERAYTQAAQALDVPLSSCLFVDDKQENVDGGLAAGLDSVLYAGPDQLRAELTARGLLGS; from the coding sequence ATGGCACCCACCCACCTGTTGATGGACCTGGCCGGAGTGCTCGCCGGATTCGACCGGGCACCCCGCGTCGCCGCACTGGCCCAGCTGGCCGGGCTCAGCGAGGACGAGGTGCACCGCCGCCTCTACGGCAGTGGCTTCGTGGACTCCGCCGACGCCGGGGAGGTGGACGCCGACGGCGTGCGCGCGGGCATCCGCAGCCGGCTCGACCTGCACTGCCCCCTGGCTGACTTGGAGGCCGCGTGGATGGCCGCCTTCGCCGAGGACGACGCCGCGCTGGCGGTGCTGGACGCGGTGCGCCCGCCCGCCGTGGTCGCGCTGCTCACCAACAACGACGCGCTGGTGGGCACCCTCCTGGCCGAGCACCTGCCCGGCGTGGCCGAGCGCTGCGACGCGGTGCTGGTGGCCGGGTTCATGAAGGTGACCAAGCCGGACGAGCGCGCCTACACCCAGGCCGCACAGGCCCTTGATGTCCCGCTGTCGAGCTGCCTGTTCGTCGACGACAAGCAGGAGAACGTGGACGGCGGCCTGGCCGCGGGACTCGACTCGGTGCTCTACGCCGGACCCGACCAGCTGCGCGCCGAGCTGACCGCCCGCGGGCTGCTCGGCAGCTGA
- a CDS encoding amidohydrolase — MTTDRIYRNATVHTMALQPSATPATALACRDGRFLAVGTEEEVRAAASADAEVVDLGGATVVPGFIETHLHPLMWGMLLADVDATSEACPSIEAVVEAIRVRAASTPAGEAINAWGFDDSLVAEDRALTAADLDRATTAHPVRVRHLSVHAEYVNTLVLQQCGVTAETPEPAGGHIVRDASGQPTGELQEPGAMALVADHSQAMAPDAARAGLLRAQQRMAEVGVTSFHDLYVTADMLQAYRAVHAAGELRLRGRLYVGHHLLDDAELDGAGADGAGALEAADDDQLRVGGVKLISDGSIQLHTAALSEPYHDLGGCSCGSMVIPAAPLAALVERVHAGSRQVAVHTNGDLAIDHALDAIEQAQAGRPDEQLHHRLEHVQTLREDQVQRMARLGVSASIFVNHVYYWGDRHRDRFLGPDRGARISPVASVARAGIRYALHCDCPVTPVNPLFTMATAVTRRTRQGAVLGPEQAVTPRQALAGYTSSAAALAGEDAVKGTIEVGKLADFVVLGADPLATDPAALADVPVLATVVGGRQVHPA; from the coding sequence ATGACGACCGACCGGATCTACCGCAACGCCACGGTGCACACCATGGCACTGCAGCCCAGTGCCACGCCGGCGACCGCGCTCGCCTGCCGCGACGGGCGGTTCCTCGCGGTGGGCACCGAGGAGGAGGTGCGGGCGGCGGCCAGCGCCGACGCGGAGGTGGTGGACCTGGGCGGGGCCACCGTGGTGCCCGGGTTCATCGAGACGCACCTGCACCCGCTGATGTGGGGGATGCTGCTGGCCGACGTGGACGCCACCAGCGAGGCCTGCCCGTCCATCGAGGCGGTGGTCGAGGCGATCCGGGTGCGGGCGGCCAGCACGCCCGCCGGCGAGGCGATCAACGCCTGGGGCTTTGACGACAGCCTGGTCGCCGAGGACAGGGCCCTCACCGCCGCCGACCTCGACCGGGCCACCACCGCGCACCCGGTGCGGGTGCGGCACCTGTCGGTGCACGCGGAGTACGTGAACACCCTGGTGCTGCAGCAGTGCGGCGTGACCGCCGAGACCCCCGAGCCGGCCGGCGGCCACATCGTCCGTGACGCCAGCGGCCAACCGACGGGGGAGCTGCAGGAGCCCGGCGCCATGGCACTGGTGGCCGACCACAGCCAGGCGATGGCCCCGGACGCGGCCCGGGCGGGGCTGCTGCGGGCGCAGCAGCGGATGGCGGAGGTGGGCGTCACCAGCTTCCACGACCTCTACGTCACCGCCGACATGCTGCAGGCCTACCGGGCGGTGCACGCGGCCGGGGAGCTGCGGCTGCGCGGGCGCCTGTACGTGGGCCACCACCTGCTGGATGATGCAGAGCTGGACGGCGCAGGAGCAGACGGGGCAGGAGCACTGGAGGCGGCCGACGACGACCAGCTGCGGGTGGGCGGGGTCAAGCTGATCTCCGACGGCTCCATCCAGCTGCACACCGCGGCGCTCAGCGAGCCGTACCACGACCTGGGCGGGTGCAGCTGCGGGTCGATGGTCATCCCGGCAGCACCGCTGGCCGCGCTGGTGGAGCGGGTGCACGCCGGGAGCAGGCAGGTGGCCGTGCACACCAACGGCGACCTGGCCATCGACCACGCCCTGGACGCGATCGAGCAGGCGCAGGCCGGGCGTCCCGACGAGCAGCTGCACCACCGGCTCGAGCACGTGCAGACCTTGCGCGAGGACCAGGTGCAGCGGATGGCCCGGCTGGGGGTGTCGGCGTCGATCTTCGTCAACCACGTCTACTACTGGGGCGACCGCCACCGCGACCGCTTCCTGGGCCCGGACCGCGGTGCCCGCATCAGTCCGGTGGCGTCGGTGGCGCGGGCCGGCATCCGCTACGCGCTGCACTGCGACTGCCCGGTGACGCCGGTGAACCCGCTGTTCACCATGGCCACCGCGGTCACCCGCCGAACCCGGCAGGGCGCCGTGCTCGGCCCGGAGCAGGCGGTCACCCCGCGGCAGGCCCTGGCCGGCTACACCAGCTCGGCCGCGGCGCTGGCCGGCGAGGACGCGGTGAAGGGCACCATCGAGGTGGGCAAGCTGGCCGACTTCGTGGTGCTGGGGGCCGATCCACTGGCCACCGACCCTGCCGCGCTGGCGGACGTCCCAGTGCTGGCCACCGTGGTGGGCGGCCGGCAGGTGCACCCCGCCTGA
- a CDS encoding DMT family transporter: MGAGATILGLTSILYELSATTPSTGAFFRCLYAVVPLGLLVLLRRRRDGRPTTGGWSGAAVGAGVFLGLDLLLWHHAINEIGAGLATVLISLQVVFAAGLGYLVLRQRVSPRLWWCLPVLLLGVALVGGLTVSGLAVTSLSGFVGAVVAAAAYAVYIVGVGAATRRARQSSGPMLVSTMATAVTVGLVGLWDGSLDLTPPAAAHGWLVLLALDAQVLGWLLVSRASQRLPASSVAAGLVLQSTAALGFAALLLHQLPTTTQTVGAGLVLAAVTATVSTRASRTPDLTPKVALP, encoded by the coding sequence GTGGGTGCGGGGGCGACCATCCTCGGTCTCACCTCCATCCTCTACGAGCTCTCCGCCACCACACCCTCCACCGGGGCCTTCTTCCGCTGCCTCTACGCCGTCGTGCCCCTGGGGCTGCTGGTGCTGCTCCGTCGCCGACGCGACGGTCGGCCCACCACGGGCGGCTGGTCCGGCGCCGCGGTGGGTGCGGGGGTGTTCCTCGGCCTCGACCTGCTGCTGTGGCACCACGCGATCAACGAGATCGGCGCGGGGCTGGCCACCGTGCTGATCAGCCTGCAGGTGGTCTTCGCCGCCGGACTGGGCTACCTCGTGCTGCGCCAGCGGGTGAGCCCCCGGCTGTGGTGGTGCCTGCCGGTGCTGCTGCTCGGGGTGGCGCTGGTGGGCGGGCTCACCGTCTCGGGCCTGGCCGTCACCAGCCTGTCCGGGTTCGTCGGGGCAGTGGTGGCCGCCGCGGCGTACGCGGTCTACATCGTCGGGGTCGGCGCGGCCACCCGCCGGGCGCGTCAGTCCAGCGGCCCGATGCTGGTGTCCACGATGGCCACGGCGGTGACGGTCGGACTGGTCGGACTGTGGGACGGCAGCCTGGACCTGACGCCGCCGGCTGCCGCCCACGGCTGGTTGGTGCTGCTGGCCCTGGACGCCCAGGTGCTCGGCTGGCTGCTGGTCTCCCGAGCCAGCCAGCGGCTGCCCGCCAGCTCCGTGGCCGCAGGACTGGTGCTGCAGTCCACGGCGGCGCTCGGCTTTGCGGCGCTGCTGCTGCACCAGCTGCCCACCACGACGCAAACCGTGGGCGCCGGCCTGGTGCTGGCCGCCGTCACCGCCACCGTCTCCACCCGTGCCTCCCGCACCCCCGACCTCACCCCGAAGGTGGCTCTGCCATGA
- a CDS encoding TetR/AcrR family transcriptional regulator translates to MSRTFLTRERVMAAAAELVDRDGVDALNLTRLAATLSVRQSALYNHVSGVSDVLRGLSLHARSILAADLRNAAVGLARDDAVRALAEAWRRFVQEHPGLYAATDRYPTAPDAELSAAAGEVVTAISQVLAGYGLDAVDSEQAGWSLRSALHGFCVLEATEGSPAATDLDLVYQRLVAMLCAGISRMASVD, encoded by the coding sequence GTGAGCAGGACCTTCCTCACCCGGGAGCGCGTCATGGCCGCCGCCGCCGAGCTGGTCGACCGCGACGGCGTGGACGCGCTGAACCTCACCCGGCTCGCCGCCACGCTCTCGGTGCGGCAGTCGGCGCTGTACAACCACGTCAGCGGGGTCAGCGACGTGCTCCGCGGCCTCAGCCTGCACGCCCGCTCGATCCTCGCCGCCGACCTGCGCAACGCCGCCGTGGGCCTGGCCCGCGACGACGCGGTGCGGGCCCTCGCCGAGGCCTGGCGCCGGTTCGTCCAGGAGCACCCCGGTCTCTACGCCGCCACCGACCGCTACCCCACCGCGCCGGACGCCGAGCTCAGCGCCGCCGCCGGTGAGGTGGTGACGGCGATCAGCCAGGTGCTCGCCGGCTACGGCCTGGACGCGGTCGACTCCGAGCAGGCCGGCTGGTCGCTGCGCAGCGCCCTGCACGGCTTCTGCGTGCTGGAGGCCACCGAGGGCAGTCCCGCCGCCACCGACCTCGACCTGGTCTACCAGCGGTTGGTGGCCATGCTCTGCGCCGGCATCAGCCGCATGGCCTCCGTCGACTGA
- a CDS encoding alpha/beta fold hydrolase has protein sequence MTSSAAQPRRSTVEIPGLRVGVLEWGPADGPLALCLHGFPDTAWSWRHLAPALAADGWRVVAPFSRGYAPTSLAPDGSYQTGALVSDVVALHAALGGDERAVLLGHDWGAITAYGVGAFAPTLFARIVTMAVPPIPAMAARRRHPAVLARQARSSWYIAYNHLPGLSERTLPWLVRRLWQDWSPGYDAEQDLAHVADALDTGARRTAALRYYRAWGYPWLRSPTYAAEQARALGVPQVPTLYLHGDRDGCLRPELAEGAASALPAGSTAVTIAGAGHFLQLEQPEQALAAIRPFLAAEE, from the coding sequence ATGACCAGCTCCGCGGCACAGCCCCGCAGGTCCACCGTCGAGATTCCCGGCCTGCGGGTCGGTGTGCTGGAGTGGGGCCCGGCCGACGGGCCGCTCGCCCTCTGCCTGCACGGCTTCCCCGACACCGCGTGGAGCTGGCGGCACCTCGCGCCCGCACTGGCCGCTGACGGCTGGCGGGTGGTGGCGCCGTTCTCCCGCGGCTACGCGCCCACCTCGCTGGCCCCCGACGGCAGCTACCAGACCGGCGCACTGGTCAGCGACGTGGTGGCGCTGCACGCCGCCCTCGGCGGCGACGAGCGCGCGGTGCTGCTGGGCCACGACTGGGGTGCCATCACCGCCTACGGGGTGGGTGCCTTCGCGCCGACGCTGTTCGCGCGGATCGTCACGATGGCGGTGCCGCCCATCCCCGCCATGGCCGCCAGGCGCCGGCACCCCGCGGTGCTGGCCCGGCAGGCACGCTCCTCCTGGTACATCGCCTACAACCACCTGCCCGGGCTCAGCGAGCGGACGCTGCCGTGGCTGGTGCGCCGGCTGTGGCAGGACTGGTCGCCGGGCTACGACGCCGAGCAGGACCTGGCCCACGTCGCCGACGCGCTGGACACCGGCGCCCGTCGCACCGCGGCGCTGCGCTACTACCGCGCCTGGGGCTACCCGTGGCTGCGCTCGCCGACCTACGCCGCCGAGCAGGCCAGGGCACTCGGCGTGCCCCAGGTGCCCACGCTGTACCTGCACGGCGACCGCGACGGCTGCCTGCGCCCTGAGCTGGCCGAGGGTGCAGCCTCGGCGCTGCCCGCGGGCAGCACGGCGGTCACCATCGCTGGCGCAGGACACTTCCTGCAGCTGGAGCAGCCCGAGCAGGCCCTGGCCGCAATCCGCCCTTTCCTGGCTGCTGAGGAGTAG